One Bacteroidota bacterium genomic window carries:
- the coaBC gene encoding bifunctional phosphopantothenoylcysteine decarboxylase/phosphopantothenate--cysteine ligase CoaBC, translating to MMLKGKHILIGVTGSIAAYKAAILVRLLVKEGAEVKVIMTPLAKEFITPLTLATLSKNPILVDFFNPENGDWNSHVDLGLWADAYVIAPATANTLAKMAHGIADNLLLTTYLSARSPVVVAPAMDLDMFLHPSTQQNLETLRGFGNHIVVEPSTGELASGLEGKGRMEEPEIIVVHLKKLFEKKKSEPSKLAGRRILITAGPTLEAIDPVRYISNHSSGKMAYALAQEAAKKGAEVVLISGPVNIKAENESICVVNVQSAKEMYEAAIKEFTQCQVAIMAAAVADFTPEVYQKNKIKDKGLSEIRLVPTQDIARELGTRKTNKQILVGFALETNNELENAKTKLISKNLDLIVLNSLQDKNAGFQHDTNKITLIGKDNKVKDFELKTKELVALDILDAIEELL from the coding sequence CTGATGTTAAAAGGCAAACACATTCTTATCGGTGTCACCGGAAGCATAGCAGCCTATAAAGCTGCTATTCTTGTTAGGTTACTCGTGAAAGAAGGTGCCGAAGTAAAGGTGATAATGACCCCCCTGGCTAAAGAATTTATTACCCCGCTTACCTTGGCTACGCTTTCTAAAAATCCGATTTTGGTCGATTTTTTTAACCCCGAAAATGGCGATTGGAACAGCCACGTTGATTTGGGATTATGGGCCGATGCCTATGTCATAGCTCCTGCCACTGCCAATACCCTGGCTAAAATGGCACATGGAATTGCCGATAACCTGCTTCTTACCACTTACCTTTCGGCCCGAAGCCCAGTGGTGGTAGCTCCAGCTATGGATCTTGATATGTTCCTTCATCCATCAACTCAGCAAAACCTCGAAACATTGCGTGGTTTTGGTAACCACATTGTTGTGGAGCCGTCGACCGGCGAACTGGCCTCAGGTCTCGAAGGGAAGGGCAGGATGGAAGAACCCGAAATAATTGTGGTACATCTAAAAAAGCTCTTCGAAAAAAAAAAGTCTGAACCCTCCAAACTAGCAGGGAGAAGAATCCTCATCACCGCTGGTCCTACCCTCGAAGCCATAGACCCGGTAAGGTACATCAGCAACCATTCTTCAGGAAAAATGGCTTATGCCCTGGCTCAAGAGGCAGCCAAAAAAGGTGCAGAGGTAGTTTTGATTTCCGGTCCTGTTAACATAAAAGCAGAAAATGAATCGATATGCGTGGTAAATGTGCAGTCGGCTAAAGAAATGTACGAAGCAGCCATAAAGGAATTTACTCAATGCCAAGTGGCCATTATGGCTGCTGCAGTGGCCGATTTTACACCCGAAGTATACCAAAAGAATAAAATAAAGGATAAAGGTTTAAGCGAGATCAGGCTTGTACCCACCCAAGACATTGCCAGGGAATTAGGCACCCGCAAAACCAACAAGCAGATTCTGGTCGGTTTTGCCCTCGAAACCAATAACGAGTTGGAAAATGCCAAAACTAAACTGATTAGTAAGAACCTTGACCTGATTGTGTTAAATTCACTTCAGGACAAAAATGCCGGCTTTCAGCACGATACCAATAAAATTACCCTCATCGGCAAAGACAATAAAGTGAAAGATTTTGAGTTAAAAACTAAAGAATTGGTGGCCCTGGATATTCTGGATGCCATCGAAGAATTATTGTAA
- a CDS encoding DUF819 family protein codes for MILFLALIYVLLPIGLIYLTSKFSIFNKIGAIILAYVIGIILGHINLIPRPGLFLYEALKLGNSLSNEQLQIWLEKGLITKMDIQAYGIYKLQNLFTSIAIPVALPLLLFSLQIKAWFRMSGTTMLSMLLSVVSTMLLIVLGFHLFGSNIQDADQVSGMLIGLYTGGTPNLAALKEMLGVDVNTYIMTHTYDTAVGMFYLLFLITIGKYFFRAFLRPYPSLQNKSADEKISTYEENYKGMFKLKIAKPLLVALAITFGIVLIAGLLSLLAPPSALMLVVILVITSLSIVASFIPRINRIEKSFELGMYFIIVFSLVVATMADVHMLIHISFSLFLFITMVVFGSLLVHALLSKLFGVDADTFMVTSVALICSPPFVPMVAGPLKNKEVIVAGLTVGIMGYAMGNYLGVMLAAIL; via the coding sequence ATGATTTTATTCCTTGCATTGATTTATGTATTGTTACCTATTGGCCTAATTTATCTGACAAGTAAATTCTCGATTTTCAACAAAATAGGAGCTATCATTTTGGCCTATGTCATTGGCATTATCCTGGGGCATATCAATCTTATTCCACGTCCGGGACTTTTTTTGTATGAGGCACTTAAGCTTGGAAATTCTTTGAGCAACGAGCAGCTTCAGATCTGGCTGGAGAAAGGCCTGATAACTAAAATGGATATTCAGGCCTATGGTATTTATAAGTTGCAGAACCTTTTTACAAGCATCGCCATACCAGTGGCACTGCCCCTGTTGCTTTTTTCGCTTCAAATTAAAGCATGGTTCCGTATGTCGGGTACGACTATGCTGTCGATGTTACTCTCGGTGGTATCCACTATGTTGTTAATAGTACTTGGCTTTCACTTGTTTGGCAGTAACATTCAGGATGCTGATCAAGTCTCTGGTATGCTCATTGGTTTGTATACCGGGGGCACTCCCAACCTCGCAGCCCTGAAAGAAATGCTGGGTGTGGACGTGAATACCTATATCATGACACACACCTACGATACTGCTGTTGGAATGTTTTACCTACTGTTTTTAATTACTATTGGAAAATATTTTTTCAGAGCCTTTTTAAGACCTTATCCTTCGCTACAAAACAAAAGTGCAGATGAAAAAATCAGCACGTATGAAGAAAATTACAAGGGTATGTTTAAGCTGAAAATTGCAAAACCACTGCTGGTTGCACTTGCAATTACTTTTGGAATAGTGCTCATCGCTGGCCTGCTTAGCCTTTTAGCTCCGCCTTCTGCCTTGATGCTGGTTGTAATATTGGTCATCACTTCACTTAGCATAGTTGCTTCTTTCATTCCTCGAATTAATAGAATTGAAAAGAGCTTTGAACTGGGAATGTATTTCATTATCGTGTTTAGCCTCGTTGTGGCTACCATGGCCGATGTGCACATGCTTATCCACATCTCGTTTTCCTTGTTCCTGTTTATTACCATGGTGGTGTTTGGTTCTCTTCTTGTCCATGCCTTACTAAGCAAACTATTTGGAGTAGATGCCGATACCTTTATGGTTACTTCGGTGGCACTGATTTGCTCGCCACCTTTTGTTCCTATGGTTGCCGGACCACTTAAAAATAAAGAAGTAATTGTTGCCGGACTTACAGTAGGCATCATGGGTTATGCTATGGGTAATTACCTGGGTGTGATGCTGGCAGCAATTCTGTAA
- a CDS encoding YfcC family protein, with protein MFKKIPDTFVIIFVLIVIAAALTWVVPGGEYIQTEEGSQQFEYRENSPQSWQVFTAFQKGFIKQAGIIIFVLIVGGVFWIFNTTQAIDVGIYALLRKMKKLEGSRLFSPKLISNAILVFISLVFSVFGAVFGMSEETIAFVGIVIPLAISLGYDSIVGLCVVFVAAGLGFAGAVLNPFTIGIAQGIAGLPLFSGIEYRLFCWLIINLVGIGYILWYANRVHARPEKSLVYAEDEYWRKRNATISSTEYYTPKRAWVIYGLSLVVMVIFAALYPETDIKIGNASHQIPALIILAALFGVLGFLSLLKSVHYFVMTILLFIILYLTVGVMGFNWYINEIAGLFLAGGIITGITIRKTGNEIVKLFMEGARDIAGAALVIGLAGGIIVILEDGRIVHSILHSAAGLMNGLGKIASVQTMYVIQTFINIIIPSGSAKAAITMPIMAPFSDLIGISRQATVMAFQLGDGFTNMITPISPVLMGVLAVSRIPYVKWLKWILPLMVMLIILGALLLIPTVTMQLNGF; from the coding sequence ATGTTTAAAAAGATACCCGATACCTTTGTCATCATCTTTGTTTTAATTGTTATTGCAGCAGCACTCACATGGGTTGTTCCCGGCGGAGAATATATTCAAACCGAAGAAGGTTCGCAACAATTCGAGTATCGTGAGAATTCACCCCAAAGCTGGCAGGTATTCACAGCTTTCCAGAAGGGTTTTATTAAACAGGCAGGCATCATTATTTTTGTGCTGATTGTAGGTGGCGTGTTCTGGATTTTCAATACCACCCAAGCTATCGATGTTGGGATTTATGCCTTACTGCGTAAAATGAAAAAACTCGAAGGCAGCCGGTTGTTTTCGCCTAAACTGATATCAAATGCGATATTGGTGTTTATTTCACTGGTATTTAGTGTCTTTGGAGCTGTGTTTGGCATGAGCGAAGAAACCATTGCCTTCGTGGGAATTGTAATTCCGCTTGCTATTAGTTTGGGCTATGACTCCATTGTAGGTTTGTGTGTTGTTTTCGTGGCCGCAGGTCTCGGATTTGCCGGCGCTGTTTTAAACCCCTTTACCATTGGTATAGCCCAGGGTATCGCAGGCTTACCGCTTTTTTCGGGTATTGAGTACCGGCTATTCTGCTGGCTGATAATAAATCTTGTTGGCATTGGCTATATATTATGGTATGCCAACCGGGTGCATGCCAGGCCGGAGAAATCGCTTGTATATGCCGAAGATGAGTATTGGAGAAAGCGCAATGCTACCATATCTTCTACCGAATATTATACACCTAAAAGAGCCTGGGTTATTTATGGTCTGTCGCTTGTAGTAATGGTAATTTTTGCTGCCTTGTATCCTGAAACAGATATAAAAATCGGAAATGCCAGTCATCAGATACCGGCTTTAATTATTTTGGCAGCCCTTTTCGGAGTATTGGGATTTTTAAGCCTTTTAAAATCGGTGCATTACTTTGTTATGACCATATTGCTATTTATAATCCTCTACCTTACTGTGGGTGTAATGGGCTTCAACTGGTACATCAACGAAATTGCCGGGCTATTTCTGGCCGGAGGCATTATTACTGGGATTACTATACGCAAAACTGGCAATGAAATTGTAAAACTATTTATGGAAGGAGCCCGTGACATAGCAGGAGCTGCACTGGTTATTGGTCTGGCAGGTGGCATAATTGTGATACTTGAAGATGGAAGAATTGTGCATTCCATTTTGCACAGTGCAGCAGGATTAATGAATGGTTTGGGCAAAATAGCCTCGGTGCAAACCATGTATGTCATTCAAACCTTTATCAACATCATTATACCATCCGGTTCGGCCAAAGCTGCCATTACCATGCCCATTATGGCCCCATTTTCAGACCTGATAGGCATTTCTCGCCAGGCCACTGTAATGGCATTTCAGCTTGGCGATGGTTTTACGAATATGATTACACCCATCTCACCAGTGCTAATGGGTGTTTTGGCAGTTTCACGAATCCCCTATGTAAAATGGTTGAAATGGATACTCCCTTTAATGGTAATGCTGATTATACTAGGTGCACTGCTGCTAATCCCAACAGTTACAATGCAGCTTAATGGCTTTTAA
- the bamD gene encoding outer membrane protein assembly factor BamD — translation MKKPLILYISIAFVLFSGCSGYEKVVKGTDYELKYTTAIGLYNKGDFYKAQVLLDQIAPIFRGTAKADSVYFFQAMSYFEQGDFIMAGHYFETFAKTYGASPFVEESDYMTAFCYYKISPRPELDQSYTVQSIQAFQKFVIKHPRSSKRQQALDYISELREKLVEKSFISARLYYDLEDYKASLVALSNGLLEYPDSKYREDMMFMVVKSSFKYAENSVFTRKRERFQDALDNYYSFKAEYPESKYIREANRYQTATLKYLGDDFEVIN, via the coding sequence ATGAAAAAGCCTTTAATACTTTATATTTCAATTGCATTCGTGCTCTTTAGTGGCTGCTCTGGCTACGAAAAAGTAGTAAAAGGAACCGACTATGAATTGAAGTATACTACTGCTATTGGGTTGTACAACAAAGGGGATTTTTATAAAGCCCAGGTATTACTCGACCAGATTGCACCTATCTTCAGGGGAACAGCCAAAGCCGATTCGGTGTACTTTTTTCAGGCCATGAGCTATTTTGAGCAGGGTGACTTTATTATGGCCGGGCACTATTTCGAGACCTTTGCAAAAACTTACGGTGCAAGTCCCTTTGTCGAAGAGTCGGACTATATGACGGCTTTTTGCTATTACAAAATATCGCCCCGTCCGGAACTCGATCAGAGCTACACAGTGCAATCGATTCAGGCCTTTCAGAAGTTTGTGATTAAACATCCTCGCAGCAGTAAGCGCCAACAGGCATTAGACTATATTAGTGAACTACGCGAAAAGCTTGTGGAGAAATCGTTTATTTCAGCCCGGCTTTATTACGATTTGGAGGATTACAAAGCCTCTTTAGTAGCACTGAGTAATGGTTTGCTTGAATATCCCGACAGCAAATACCGTGAGGATATGATGTTTATGGTTGTGAAATCGAGTTTTAAATATGCCGAAAATAGCGTATTCACGAGAAAAAGAGAGCGTTTTCAGGATGCCCTCGACAATTATTATTCGTTTAAGGCGGAATACCCCGAAAGCAAATACATACGCGAAGCTAACCGCTACCAAACAGCTACACTAAAATACTTAGGAGACGATTTTGAAGTAATAAATTAA
- a CDS encoding DNA-directed RNA polymerase subunit omega — protein MDYKKTKAAPTTITRNLNELEQKAENIYEAVVIASKRANQISVELKAELSQKLEEFANYTDNLEEVFENREQIEISKFYERLPKPSLIALEELENDKIFIKKHE, from the coding sequence ATGGATTATAAAAAAACAAAAGCAGCCCCCACTACCATAACCCGCAATTTGAACGAGCTGGAGCAAAAAGCAGAGAATATTTACGAAGCTGTGGTAATCGCTTCGAAAAGGGCCAACCAGATTAGTGTGGAGCTGAAAGCGGAATTGAGCCAGAAACTGGAAGAATTTGCCAACTATACCGACAACCTCGAGGAGGTTTTTGAAAATCGCGAGCAAATAGAAATCTCTAAATTCTACGAGCGTCTTCCCAAACCAAGCCTTATTGCATTGGAGGAACTCGAAAACGACAAGATTTTTATTAAAAAGCACGAATAA
- a CDS encoding SDR family oxidoreductase, whose amino-acid sequence MSYNLLKGKKGIIFGALNDMSIAWKVAEKAHEEGAQFVLTNTPVALRMGELDALAKKTGSKVIPADATDVAALEDLVKQSMEILGGKIDFILHSIGMSPNVRKGLTYDKLNYEYYHKTLDISALSFHKVLFVCRKLDAISEWGSVVALSYVAAQRTLYGYNDMADAKSLLESIARSFGYIYGRDKKIRVNTISQSPTLTTAGSGVKGIDRLLDFSDRMSPLGNATAEDCANYCVTLFSDLTKKVTMQNLFHDGGFSSMGMSLRAMSQYDKSFQDCPGLGD is encoded by the coding sequence ATGTCGTACAATTTATTAAAAGGAAAAAAGGGGATTATTTTTGGTGCACTCAACGATATGTCCATAGCCTGGAAAGTGGCTGAGAAAGCACACGAAGAAGGCGCTCAGTTCGTACTCACCAACACACCTGTTGCTTTACGAATGGGCGAATTGGATGCTTTGGCGAAAAAAACAGGTTCGAAAGTAATACCCGCCGATGCAACCGATGTGGCTGCCCTCGAAGACCTTGTAAAGCAGTCAATGGAAATACTAGGAGGAAAGATCGATTTTATTCTTCACTCCATTGGTATGTCGCCAAACGTGCGCAAAGGACTTACCTATGATAAGCTTAATTATGAATATTACCATAAAACACTTGATATTTCTGCCCTTTCGTTTCATAAGGTGTTGTTTGTATGCCGAAAACTCGATGCCATTTCGGAGTGGGGTTCGGTGGTAGCTCTCTCTTATGTGGCAGCCCAGCGTACCTTATACGGTTACAACGATATGGCCGATGCTAAGTCGCTCTTGGAGTCAATAGCCCGTAGTTTCGGGTATATTTATGGACGCGATAAAAAAATCAGAGTAAATACCATTTCTCAGTCGCCCACCTTAACTACTGCCGGTAGCGGTGTAAAGGGCATTGACCGCCTGCTCGATTTTTCCGACCGGATGTCGCCCCTGGGTAATGCCACTGCCGAAGATTGCGCTAACTACTGCGTTACTCTGTTCTCAGACTTAACTAAGAAAGTGACCATGCAAAACCTGTTTCACGATGGTGGATTCTCCAGCATGGGTATGAGTCTGCGCGCCATGAGCCAGTATGACAAAAGCTTTCAGGATTGTCCGGGTTTAGGGGACTAG
- a CDS encoding DNA repair protein RecN, whose protein sequence is MLESLKVSNYALIDELQVSFHRGLNIITGETGAGKSILLGAMGLILGNRADTGVLSQADKKCIVEAGFNIEGYSLQNLFSEYDIDFEQHTIIRREILPNGKSRAFINDTPVTLNTLQEICLRLVDIHSQHQNLLLNHQNFLLGMIDKFCRHEDLMRNYQTAFVQYKNSRQEYEKARAEYEAIKTEFDFLSFQVNELNSAQFTVGEEEELALELMTLEHASDIKSALHEANNLIAIDELGVLDMLKKAESLLGRIEKVYPEASAFHTRLDSARVELKELATDLARSFEHLDFDPERCAAVKARLDILNGLIQKYRVASLRELMPISEELNRKLNLGIDGGLELNKLREKMLALEKDALDLSLQLTESRKKAFIPFQSGVEQTLAELGIAHAKLEIQHSSQPLSLSGSDQVAFLFSANKNHPLKDVSRIASGGELSRLMLSIKALLHSSAGMPTIILDEIDTGVSGEIADKVGNIIRSMSRGMQVINITHLPQVASKAEAHYKVFKSHEKNQTITLIKKLNEQEQLHEIAKMLSGEELSEAAIENARVLLKS, encoded by the coding sequence ATGCTCGAATCGTTAAAAGTTAGCAATTATGCCCTTATCGATGAGCTCCAGGTGAGTTTTCATAGGGGTCTTAATATCATCACAGGCGAAACCGGTGCCGGTAAGTCCATTTTGCTGGGTGCTATGGGCTTAATTCTTGGCAATCGGGCCGATACCGGGGTGTTAAGCCAGGCCGATAAAAAATGCATCGTAGAAGCCGGATTTAATATAGAAGGCTATTCATTACAAAATTTATTTTCCGAGTACGACATTGATTTTGAACAGCATACTATTATCAGGCGCGAAATACTTCCTAATGGAAAATCACGTGCCTTTATCAACGATACACCTGTTACCCTGAATACTCTTCAGGAAATTTGTCTCCGATTAGTCGACATTCATTCCCAGCATCAAAACCTGCTGTTGAACCACCAGAATTTTTTATTAGGAATGATTGATAAGTTTTGCAGGCACGAAGATTTGATGCGCAACTATCAAACAGCATTTGTGCAATACAAAAATTCCAGGCAGGAATATGAAAAGGCAAGAGCAGAATACGAGGCCATTAAAACCGAATTCGATTTTCTTTCTTTTCAGGTGAATGAGTTGAATAGTGCCCAATTCACTGTGGGTGAGGAAGAAGAACTAGCCCTGGAACTAATGACGCTGGAGCATGCCAGCGATATAAAATCAGCCTTGCACGAAGCCAATAACCTAATAGCCATAGACGAACTTGGAGTGCTCGATATGCTTAAAAAAGCAGAGTCCCTCTTAGGCCGAATAGAAAAGGTATACCCCGAAGCTTCAGCCTTCCATACCCGGCTCGATTCTGCCCGGGTCGAGCTTAAGGAACTGGCCACAGACCTGGCAAGGTCATTTGAACATCTCGATTTTGACCCCGAACGTTGCGCTGCAGTGAAAGCCAGACTGGATATTCTCAACGGACTCATACAAAAATACCGGGTGGCTAGTCTTCGCGAGCTGATGCCCATTTCTGAAGAATTAAACCGAAAACTTAACCTGGGCATAGACGGAGGACTTGAACTGAATAAACTCCGTGAAAAAATGTTAGCCCTGGAAAAGGATGCTCTGGATTTGAGCTTACAGCTTACCGAAAGCAGGAAAAAAGCCTTTATCCCTTTTCAGAGTGGGGTAGAGCAAACTCTTGCAGAATTGGGCATTGCTCATGCAAAACTAGAAATTCAGCATAGCAGCCAGCCTTTGTCCCTCAGTGGTTCTGACCAGGTAGCTTTTCTTTTTTCGGCCAACAAAAACCATCCTTTAAAAGACGTTTCGCGCATTGCCAGCGGGGGCGAGTTGTCGCGTCTCATGCTCTCCATTAAAGCATTATTGCATAGCAGTGCCGGCATGCCTACCATCATTCTCGATGAGATTGACACCGGTGTTTCGGGCGAAATTGCCGACAAGGTGGGCAATATTATCCGTTCCATGAGCCGCGGCATGCAGGTAATTAACATCACTCATCTACCACAGGTTGCCAGTAAGGCAGAGGCTCATTATAAAGTCTTTAAAAGTCACGAGAAAAATCAGACTATCACACTCATTAAAAAACTGAATGAGCAGGAGCAGCTGCATGAGATTGCCAAGATGCTCAGTGGCGAAGAACTCTCGGAAGCAGCCATCGAAAATGCCCGTGTATTGCTTAAAAGTTGA
- a CDS encoding pyridoxal phosphate-dependent aminotransferase family protein translates to MDIFDKIKQDMGPLGQYQKIAHGYFMFPKLEGEIQPRMKFRGKEVLTWSLNNYCGLANHPEVRKADAEGAAQWGMGYPMGARMMSGQTSLHEELEAKLAEFEGKQDSFLLNFGYQGMVSIIQTLAHRKDVIVYDSESHACIMDGIFLHKATGGKSFVFPHNDIERCDKMLKMATNRAQESGGGILLITEGVFGMAGDLGKLDEIAALKKKYNFRMLVDDAHGFGTMGKTGAGTGEHFGVQDQIDLYFSTFAKAMAGIGAFVAGDEDVINYLRYNMRSQTFAKSLPMPMVVGALKRLDMIRTDSSHREKLWKIVNRLQSGLRENGFDLGHTESPVTPVFLQGNVAEATNVVMDLRENYGIFCSMVVYPVVPKDVIMLRIIPTAAHTIEDVDYTIKCFKEIKVKLADGKYKSDKIGSLLASK, encoded by the coding sequence GTGGACATATTTGACAAAATCAAACAGGATATGGGCCCCTTGGGTCAATATCAGAAAATTGCACATGGATACTTCATGTTTCCAAAACTGGAAGGCGAGATTCAACCTCGTATGAAGTTTCGCGGGAAGGAAGTCTTAACCTGGAGTTTGAACAATTATTGCGGACTGGCCAACCATCCGGAAGTAAGAAAAGCTGATGCTGAAGGTGCAGCACAATGGGGTATGGGATATCCGATGGGTGCCCGTATGATGTCTGGCCAAACCAGCCTGCACGAAGAACTGGAAGCAAAGCTTGCTGAATTTGAAGGGAAACAGGATTCGTTTTTGTTGAATTTTGGTTACCAGGGAATGGTTTCTATCATTCAGACTTTGGCTCACCGTAAAGATGTTATTGTATACGACTCTGAGTCTCATGCCTGTATTATGGATGGAATTTTCCTTCATAAAGCTACTGGCGGAAAGAGTTTTGTATTCCCCCACAACGATATTGAACGTTGCGATAAAATGCTCAAAATGGCAACCAACCGTGCCCAGGAATCGGGTGGTGGTATTCTTTTAATTACAGAAGGTGTATTTGGCATGGCCGGAGATCTGGGTAAGCTCGATGAGATTGCTGCCCTGAAGAAAAAATACAATTTCCGTATGCTTGTTGATGATGCCCATGGTTTTGGTACTATGGGAAAAACAGGTGCCGGAACGGGCGAACATTTCGGCGTACAGGATCAGATTGACCTTTATTTCTCAACCTTTGCGAAAGCTATGGCAGGTATTGGTGCTTTTGTTGCCGGCGACGAAGATGTAATCAATTACCTGCGTTACAACATGCGTTCGCAAACATTTGCTAAATCGTTGCCTATGCCTATGGTTGTAGGCGCTCTGAAAAGGCTCGATATGATCCGCACGGATAGCAGCCACCGCGAGAAGCTTTGGAAAATTGTGAACCGTCTGCAGTCGGGTCTGCGCGAAAACGGATTCGACCTTGGACATACCGAATCCCCTGTTACACCTGTTTTTCTGCAGGGTAATGTAGCGGAAGCTACCAATGTGGTGATGGATTTGCGCGAGAATTATGGCATCTTCTGCTCAATGGTTGTATACCCTGTAGTTCCAAAAGATGTAATTATGCTTCGAATTATCCCAACAGCTGCACATACAATCGAAGATGTGGATTATACCATCAAATGCTTCAAAGAGATAAAAGTAAAATTGGCCGATGGCAAATACAAGTCAGACAAAATCGGCTCATTGCTTGCATCGAAATAA
- a CDS encoding DUF4835 family protein gives MKSFFTLYLLLFTVVASAQELNCNVIVNSSRIQGSNKDIFTTLQEGISDFMNNTSWSTQIFEAGERIECNLTLDIAEQLPGDEFKAKLQIQVRRPVYGSSYNSVILNYVDNDIQFKYQQFDPINVSENTYISNLSSLLSFYAYIILGLDSDTFSPLGGDAFYRKAEQIVNAAQSAPTIGWQARDNQKRKNRYWLVDNLLSSEYEPLRNFYYSYHRQGLDLMEKSVERGRLGITESISILERFSKNKPDPFTYLFSIILETKSDEIVNIYLEAPQPEKLKIKSTLMSIDPAGARKYGSLE, from the coding sequence ATGAAAAGCTTTTTTACTTTATACCTTTTACTTTTTACTGTTGTTGCTTCGGCACAAGAGCTTAATTGCAATGTAATTGTCAATTCAAGCCGTATCCAAGGCTCGAATAAAGATATATTTACTACTCTTCAGGAGGGTATCAGCGATTTTATGAACAATACTTCCTGGTCAACTCAAATTTTTGAAGCTGGCGAACGCATCGAATGTAACCTTACCCTGGATATTGCCGAGCAGCTTCCAGGCGATGAGTTCAAAGCTAAACTTCAGATACAGGTGCGTCGCCCGGTTTATGGTTCTTCTTACAATTCGGTAATATTGAATTATGTCGATAACGATATACAGTTTAAGTACCAACAATTCGATCCGATTAATGTATCGGAGAACACCTATATCTCAAACTTGTCGTCGCTGCTGTCTTTTTACGCATACATTATTCTTGGTCTCGATAGCGATACATTTTCTCCCCTGGGAGGAGATGCATTTTACCGCAAAGCCGAGCAAATTGTAAATGCCGCCCAAAGTGCCCCCACAATTGGCTGGCAGGCACGCGACAACCAGAAGCGAAAAAATAGGTATTGGCTGGTCGACAATCTGTTAAGTTCAGAATACGAGCCCCTACGCAATTTTTATTACTCCTACCACAGACAAGGCCTGGATTTAATGGAAAAGTCGGTCGAAAGAGGACGTTTAGGTATAACCGAATCCATTTCAATACTGGAAAGATTCAGCAAAAACAAGCCCGATCCCTTTACTTACCTTTTTTCCATCATTCTCGAAACCAAATCAGACGAGATTGTGAATATTTATTTGGAGGCACCGCAACCCGAGAAACTAAAAATTAAAAGTACTCTCATGTCAATCGATCCTGCAGGGGCCCGCAAATACGGTTCACTCGAATAG